One Bacteroidales bacterium genomic window carries:
- a CDS encoding ABC transporter permease, translating into MKLLNIFIFDNLAKFGRYIMLLGKVFTKPDKWKVFFKRYVDEVYKLGYDSIAIVFTISIFIGAVISIQTQKNITSPFIPSYTIGMLTRETILLEFSSTIMALILAGKVGSSISSEIGTMRVTEQIDALEIMGVNSANFLILPKIIALVTFIPVLVVISMVTGLVGGYLVGVFTDMFSPAKYIYGLQAYFQEFYIWYSIIKSLFFAFIISTVASFYGYTVKGGATEVGKASTDAVVVSSVSILLLDVLLTKILL; encoded by the coding sequence ATGAAACTTCTAAACATTTTTATTTTTGACAACCTTGCTAAATTTGGGCGATATATTATGTTGCTCGGCAAAGTGTTTACTAAACCTGATAAATGGAAAGTTTTTTTTAAACGTTATGTAGATGAGGTTTATAAACTTGGTTACGATTCTATTGCAATAGTATTTACCATTTCAATATTTATTGGTGCCGTTATATCGATACAAACACAAAAGAATATAACCTCACCATTTATACCTTCTTATACTATTGGTATGCTTACTCGCGAAACTATTCTATTAGAGTTCTCGTCAACAATTATGGCTCTTATCCTTGCAGGAAAGGTTGGTTCAAGTATATCTTCCGAGATTGGCACTATGAGAGTTACAGAACAAATTGATGCTCTTGAAATTATGGGAGTAAACTCTGCAAACTTTTTAATTCTGCCCAAAATTATAGCATTAGTAACATTTATTCCTGTTTTGGTTGTTATCAGTATGGTAACAGGTTTGGTTGGTGGTTATTTAGTTGGTGTATTTACAGATATGTTCTCTCCTGCCAAGTATATTTATGGATTACAAGCATATTTCCAAGAGTTCTATATATGGTATTCTATAATTAAGTCGCTATTTTTTGCGTTTATAATCTCAACGGTAGCTTCGTTCTATGGATATACCGTTAAAGGTGGTGCTACAGAGGTTGGAAAAGCAAGTACAGATGCAGTTGTTGTAAGCAGCGTAAGCATATTGTTATTAGATGTTTTACTTACTAAAATATTATTGTAA